A section of the Mycolicibacterium anyangense genome encodes:
- a CDS encoding acyl-ACP desaturase, producing MAQKPVANALTLELEPVVADNLARFLDTAEEWYAHDYVPFDQGENFAFLGGKDWDPAQVTLPQDVVDACEIMLITKDNLAGYHRELVEHFILEDKWGRWLGRWTAEENLHAIALREYFVVTRNFDPAADEQVRVAHVMRGYRGDKFTQIETLVVMAFLEAAYAVYLRNLEARIDEPVLRGLIGKIAKDEERHTEFFRNLVNYCLEEVDRDSTINSIARRAGAFGVVGGDIIEYQDKLANVAKAGIFDLAAARTVVSDSIKHWGLGDEAVLRKFVLA from the coding sequence ATGGCACAGAAACCTGTCGCGAATGCGTTGACGCTCGAACTTGAGCCGGTTGTCGCCGACAATCTGGCCCGTTTCCTGGACACCGCCGAGGAGTGGTACGCCCACGACTACGTGCCGTTCGACCAGGGCGAGAACTTTGCCTTCCTGGGCGGTAAGGACTGGGATCCGGCCCAGGTCACGCTGCCCCAGGACGTGGTCGACGCCTGCGAGATCATGCTGATCACCAAGGACAACCTCGCCGGGTACCACCGCGAGCTCGTCGAGCACTTCATCCTCGAGGACAAGTGGGGCCGCTGGCTGGGCCGCTGGACCGCTGAGGAGAACCTGCACGCCATCGCGCTGCGGGAGTACTTCGTAGTGACCCGCAACTTCGACCCGGCCGCCGACGAGCAGGTGCGCGTGGCCCACGTCATGCGTGGCTACCGCGGTGACAAGTTCACCCAGATCGAGACGCTGGTCGTGATGGCCTTCCTGGAGGCCGCCTACGCGGTGTATCTGCGCAACCTGGAAGCCAGGATCGACGAGCCGGTGCTGCGGGGTCTGATCGGCAAGATCGCCAAGGACGAGGAACGGCACACCGAGTTCTTCCGCAACCTGGTCAACTACTGCCTCGAAGAGGTCGATCGCGACTCCACGATCAATTCGATCGCCCGCCGGGCCGGCGCGTTCGGCGTCGTCGGTGGCGACATCATCGAGTACCAGGACAAGCTCGCCAACGTGGCCAAGGCCGGGATTTTCGACCTCGCCGCGGCGCGCACCGTGGTCTCCGACAGCATCAAGCACTGGGGCCTCGGTGACGAAGCGGTGCTGCGCAAATTCGTTCTCGCGTAA
- a CDS encoding glycine hydroxymethyltransferase, with protein MTADSTLSASAAAPGADYAATASEAYRAALSVIESVEPRIAAATRQELADQRGSLKLIASENYASPAVLLTMGTWLSDKYAEGTVGHRFYAGCQNVDEVESIAAEHARELFGAPYAYVQPHSGIDANLVAFWAILATKIEAPALADLGVKNVNDLSEAEWERLRAKLGSQRLLGMSLDAGGHLTHGFRPNISGKMFHQRSYGTNPQTGLIDYDAVAATAREFKPLILVAGYSAYPRRVNFAKMREIADEVGATLMVDMAHFAGLVAGKVFTGDEDPVPHAHVTTTTTHKSLRGPRGGLVLATKEYSDAVDKGCPMVLGGPLSHVMAAKAVALAEARQPSFQAYAQRVADNAQAFAEGLLKRGARLVTGGTDNHLVLLDVQSFGLTGRQAESALLDSGVVTNRNAIPADPNGAWYTSGIRFGTPALTTRGFGPAEFDRVAELVVEVLSNTEAAAASSGPSKAKYTLADGTADRVQAAAAEMLDANPLYPGLTL; from the coding sequence ATGACCGCAGACTCGACGCTTTCCGCTTCGGCCGCCGCCCCCGGCGCTGACTACGCCGCCACCGCCAGCGAGGCTTACCGCGCCGCTCTGTCGGTCATCGAGTCTGTCGAACCGCGGATCGCGGCGGCGACTCGTCAAGAGCTCGCCGATCAGCGAGGTTCACTCAAGCTCATCGCCAGCGAGAACTACGCCTCGCCGGCAGTGCTGCTGACCATGGGCACCTGGCTGTCCGACAAGTACGCCGAGGGCACGGTCGGGCACCGCTTCTACGCCGGCTGCCAGAACGTCGACGAGGTGGAGAGCATCGCCGCCGAGCACGCCCGTGAACTGTTCGGCGCGCCCTACGCCTACGTTCAGCCGCACTCCGGCATCGACGCAAACCTGGTGGCGTTCTGGGCGATCCTGGCCACCAAGATCGAGGCCCCCGCGCTGGCAGACCTGGGCGTCAAGAACGTCAACGATCTGTCCGAGGCGGAGTGGGAGCGGCTGCGCGCCAAGCTCGGCAGCCAGCGCCTGCTGGGCATGTCGCTGGACGCCGGCGGCCACCTGACCCACGGCTTCCGGCCCAACATCTCCGGCAAGATGTTCCACCAGCGCAGCTACGGCACCAACCCGCAGACCGGTCTGATCGACTACGACGCCGTCGCCGCCACCGCCCGGGAGTTCAAGCCGCTGATCCTGGTCGCCGGGTACTCGGCCTACCCGCGGCGGGTCAACTTCGCCAAGATGCGCGAGATCGCCGACGAGGTCGGCGCCACCCTGATGGTCGACATGGCGCACTTCGCCGGCCTGGTGGCGGGCAAGGTGTTCACCGGCGACGAGGACCCGGTGCCGCACGCCCACGTCACCACGACGACGACGCACAAGTCGCTGCGCGGGCCCCGTGGCGGCCTGGTGCTGGCGACCAAGGAGTACTCCGACGCCGTCGACAAGGGCTGCCCGATGGTGCTGGGCGGCCCGCTGTCGCACGTGATGGCGGCCAAGGCCGTCGCGCTGGCCGAGGCGCGTCAGCCGTCCTTCCAGGCGTACGCCCAGCGGGTCGCCGACAACGCGCAGGCTTTCGCCGAGGGGCTGCTCAAGCGCGGCGCCCGGCTGGTCACCGGTGGTACCGACAACCACCTGGTGCTGCTCGACGTGCAGAGCTTCGGGCTCACCGGCCGGCAGGCCGAGTCCGCGCTGCTCGATTCCGGCGTGGTGACCAACCGCAACGCCATCCCGGCCGACCCGAACGGCGCCTGGTACACCTCCGGCATCCGGTTCGGCACGCCCGCCCTCACCACGCGCGGTTTCGGCCCGGCCGAGTTCGACCGGGTGGCCGAGCTGGTGGTCGAGGTGCTGTCCAACACCGAAGCCGCCGCGGCCAGCTCAGGACCGTCGAAGGCCAAGTACACGCTGGCCGACGGCACGGCCGACCGGGTGCAGGCCGCGGCAGCGGAGATGCTGGACGCCAACCCGCTGTACCCCGGCCTGACCCTCTGA